TGGCGCAGCATATCCGCACGCGCTTCGGCCCGGAAACCCAGATCGCCTGGGGCGTGAACCAGGTGCCCGGGTTCTGGGTCAGCTTCCAGATCGAAAAGGATCTTTACTGGCTGGTGTTCGAGCGCGAGCAGATCGGGTTGACCGGCGGCATCGAATGGCTGGGATGGGGCGCCACGGCGCTACTGCTGTCCCTTGTGGGCGCGGCGGTCAGCGTCGGCTTCGTCAACCGGCCGCTGTCGCGGCTGGCGCGCGCGGCCCAGGTGCTGTCGCGCGGCGAGACTCCCGCGCCCCTGCCCGAGCAGGGCCCGCTGGAAATCCGCGACCTGAATGCATCCTTCAACCGCATGGCCAAGGATCTGCGGCAGGCCGAGGCCGACCGCGAGCTGATGCTGGCGGGCATTTCCCACGACCTGCGAACGCCGCTGGCGCGCATGCGCCTGGAAATCGAGCTGAGCGGCGTATCGGAAGACGCGCGCCAGGCCATCGACGAGGACCTCGGCCAGATCGACCACAGCATCGGCCAGCTGATGGAGTACGCCCGCCCCGCCGGCACCCTGCCGCAACTGGCCACCGACATTTCCGCCGTGCTGGCCGAACTGTACGAACGCGAGCGCAGCCACACCTCGTCGCTGGGCGGCGAGCTGGACGCCACGCTCGAACCCGGCCTGCGCGCCCGCATCACCGCGCTGGACCTCAAACGCATCGTCAGCAACCTGATCGAGAACGCGCGCCGCTACGGCCGCTCGACCGACGGCATGGCCCATCTGGTCATGACACTGCAAGCTGAGGGCGGCATGATCGTGATCGAGGTGTCCGACCGCGGTCCCGGCATCGCCCCCGAGGACGTCGACCGCCTGTTGCGTCCCTTCTCGCGCGGCGAGGCCGCCCGCACCGGCGTCAGCGGCGCCGGCCTGGGCCTGGCGATCGTCGAGCGCCTGCTCAAGCACGTCGGCGGCGCCCTGCGCATGCTGCCGCGCGAGGGCGGCGGACTGACCGCCCGCATAGAGTTGCCCAAAGCGAAGTTTAGGAATTATCAATTAGACAACGATAATCCATAGCGTAGAATTTATGGTTTGAGGCACCGCCTTAATTCCACCAACAACTACTGGGAGTAAACATGAAAACTGTTGGCGACAAACTCGAGCCCTTCAAGGTTACCGGCGTCAAGCCCGGCTTCAACCAGCACGAAGAAAACGGCGTCTCGGCGTTCGAAGACATCACCGAGAGCTCGTTCCCCGGCAAGTGGAAGGTGATCTACTTCTACCCGAAGGACTTCACGTTCGTGTGCCCGACCGAAATCGTCGGCTTCAACAAGCTGGCCAAGGATTTCGAAGACCGCGACGCCGTCCTGCTGGGTGGCTCGAGCGACAACGAATTCGTCAAGCTGGCCTGGCGCCGTGAGCACCCGGACCTGAACAAGCTGGGTCACTACCAGTTCGGCGACACCACCGGCGCCCTGATCGACCAGCTGGGCGTGCGTGAAAAGGGTGCTGGCGTTGCCCTGCGCGCCACCTTCATCGTCGATCCGGACAACACGATCCAGCACGTTTCGGTGAACAACCTGAACGTCGGCCGTAACCCGGAAGAAGTCCTGCGTCTGCTCGACGGTCTGCAGACCGACGAGCTGTGCCCGTGCAACCGTACGGTTGGCGGCGCCACGCTGTAATTTCCAGCCCGGCCGGGGACCTGTCCGCAGGTTCTTCGCCGGGCTTTAACTGCGCTAGATTATAGGTAAAAACTATGGAATTTCTGACGACCATTAAGGAACAGCTGCCGGATTGGGCCAAGGACATCCGCCTGAATCTGGACGCCGTGATCGCCCGCTCGACCCTCGCCCCGGAAGACGCCATCGGCGCCGCCCTGTCGGCCGCCTACGCCGCGCGCAGCCCGGTGCTGGTCGAAGCCTTCAAGAGCGGCCTGTCGGAAGCCGACGCCAATGCCGCGCTGACCGCCTCGGCGCTCATGGGCATGAACAACACCTGGTATCCGTACGTCGAGATGACCGGCGACGCCCAGCTCAAGAGCCTGCCGGCCCAGCTGCGCATGAACGCCTACGCCACCCACGGCGGCGTCGACAAGAAGCGCTTCGAGCTGTTCGCGCTGGTGGCCTCCATCATCGGCAAGTGCCACTTCTGCGTCGCCTCGCACTACGAGAACCTGAAGAAGGACGGCCTGTCGACGGAACAGCTGCGCGACGCCGGCCGCATCGCCTCGGTCGTCAACGCCGCCGCCCTGGCGCTGACCGCGCAGGGCAAGTAAGCCCCGGCTGACGGCGCCAGAAAAAAAACCGCCTGTGCGAACAGGCGGGTTTTTTGTTGGGCGCGTCGCGGCGGGCTTGCGGCGCCTACTTGTCCTGGGCGGACTTGACCTTCACCATCGGCAGGCCATTGGCGACCCAGGCCTCGATGCCGCCGCGGTACCAGTAGGCCGGCCAGCCCAGCGTGCCGGCGCGCAGCGCGGCGTTGTAGGACGAGCGGTCGTTCATGCTGGCGCCCACGAACACCAGGGGAACGTTGTGTTCCTCTGCGGTGCCCGTCTTCTTGTGCAGCCAGCCGTCGAAGGCGTTCTGCATCTGGTCCGCGACACTGCCGTCCGAGCCCGCGTCGGCCAGCGGGAAGGCATCGGGCAGCGTCTCGTTCGAGCCGCTGGTGTCGATCACCAGCAGGTTCTTCTCGTTCTTGTACAGGGCCACCAGGTCGCGCGTCGTGACGATCTTGGCGCGCGGATGGTTGTTCGGCGTCGGCCCCTTGTAGGGCGACGAGAACAGCAAGGTGGTCGGCGGCACGCCGAGGTCGCGCAGTTCGTCGAAGCCACCGCTGGGCGCGGCGCCGCCGGCAGGTTGCTGGCGCGGCTGTTGCTGCGGTTGCTGCGGTTGCTGCTGCTGTTGCGGCGCGGCCCCGCCACCCTGCTTGGGTTCGCCGCCGACCGTGCCCATCTCGATGTCCGACACCATCACCGCGATGTTCTCGATCAGCTCGTAGCACATGGTGATCGTGCCTTCGCGCGGGCTGTACCAGGCGTTGAGCTTGCCGCAGTCCTTGAACACCACGTTGACCGGCCGCGGCAGGACGTAGGTCTTGCCCAGTTCCTTGATGTTGTTGCCGATCGGCTGGGACAGGTTGTTGGCGAACATGTTGCCGATACGGCGCGACGAGGGCTCGAACACCACGTTGACCGGCGCGCCGGGCGCGTTGGCCGGCTGCTCGCCATCCGGCGTCCAGGCGCCGACGCGGGTGTGGGGCGCCAGGATCCTGCGCCAGGCGCGGTTCTGCTTGGCGTATTCATCCGCGCAACGCGCCTTGGTACGGTCCTCGAAGCCAACCTGTTGCACCAGGGATTCGAACACGCCCGGGTTGCCGCCGTACATGATGCACAGCATGTTGCGAAAGCGCTTCAGGTCGCCGGTGTGCTCGTCCTGCCAGGGCGAGTTGCCCGCGCCCTTGGCCTCGGCCAGCTTGCCGCTGTAGTACCACTGCAGCGCGGCGTAGGTCGCGCCGCCATTGACCATGGCGTTGGCTTCCTTGTCCTTGGACGGGTACATGGTCGGTTCGACGATCTGCAGCGCCGAATAGATGTCGACCGCGTCTTCCTCGGCGCCGGTCGACGGCAGTTCCAGCTCGCCGATCAAGGCGTGGCCGAACTCATGCAGGAAGATGCTGCGCATGATGCCGACGTAGACCGACACCATCCGCACCGTATCCCCGCCGAACCGCGGCAGCGGCCCGGAACCCTGCACGCCGCTATTCTCGCCGGATTGGGGCGCCTGCTGGGGCGCGCGCGGTGGCTGCTGGGGCGCGCCGCCTTGTTGCGGCGCGGCGCCGCCGGCCGGCTTGTTGGAATTCAGGTTCGAATTGATGGTGAAGTCGGCGATCCCGAAGGTGCCGACGTCATAAGCCATGATGCCGAGTTCGGAACCCAGCGCCGGTTCGTCCTCGATGTCGCCGATCTTCTGGCCATTGACGATGAAACGGGCCGCGCCCGGCACTTCGACGACCTTGATGCGGTCCGAGCCGTCCAGCTTGGCCACGTTCGGCACGCTGGCGATATCGCGGCGCTTGTCGCCGTTCAGACAGAACAGGATGGTCTGCTTGGCGGCCGTGAGTTCGAGCAGGCACAGGGCCTTGCGGGCGCGGTTGTTCAGCACCAGGCCGATCGAGGCCTTCGGGTTGGTCGAGTTCAGGACCACGTTGACGTCGGTGATGCGGCCATTTTCCGGCGCCTGACCCACGTTGAGATAGAGCGTCTGTTCGCTGCCGGACGTCGCCCGGTTGCGCAGGGTGAACCAGCCATCCTCGACACCCGCGGTCCAGCCCTGCAGCATCTGGGATCGGACAGCCCCGGAAAGCGGGCCGAGCTGCTGCTCGAATTCTGCATGTGCAGGCGAACCAAAGGCGACCAGGGCCAAAAACAAGGCAGCGCCACGTACATGCATTTCCAGTGTCCCTATTATTCAGACGTTAAGTAGCGGCAGAGTATTCCAGTTCAAATGCACCCGCAAGACGAAAGCACGGCGTGTTCCGGGCGCGGGCGGCCGAAATCGCGGGCAATCCCCGTCAAACCGCAGCAGCGACGCGGCTCGCGCCTTTTCTTGCGTTTTGTTAATTTATTATGGACATGTATCCGCACGGATATCCGTGCGAATAAAACAACGCATGCACGCAAAAAAATGGCGCGAGGACTCCCGCGCCACGCAGGCAAAACGCCGGTCGGCCCGGCGGCCGTCAGGCCCGCGCCAGCAGCGCCACCACGGTTGCCGCGATGCCTTCCTTGCGGCCCAGGTAACCCAGGCCTTCGTTGGTCTTGGCCTTGATGTTGACCTCGGTTTCGGCCAGCCCGGTGTCGGCCGCGATGTTCCTGACCATGGCCGGCGCGTGCGGGCCGATCTTGGGCGCCTGCGCATGCAGGGTCGCGTCGATGTTCACCGGCGTCCAGCCGGCCTGGCGCACCCGCGCCATGGCCTCCCGCAATAGCACGCGGCTGTCCGCGCCCTTGAAGGCCGGGTCGGTATCGGGGAAATGGCGGCCGATGTCGCCCAGGCCGGCGGCGCCCAGCAAGGCGTCGGTGATCGCGTGCAGCAGCACGTCGGCATCGGAATGGCCGAGCAGGCCGTGGCTGTGGGGAATGGTCACGCCGCCGATGATCAGCGGCCGGCCCTCGACCAGCGCATGCACGTCAAAACCCTGTCCGACGCGGAAAGGAATACTCATAGCCATTTTTCCATCAGTTCGAAATCGTCCGGCCAGGTCACTTTGAAATTGCGCATCGCGCCGGGCACCAGCAGCGGCGCGTAGCCCGCGGCCTCGATCGCCGAGGCCTCGTCGGTCACCGCCACGCCGTTTACCGCGGCGGCCGTCAGCGCGTCGCGCAGGGCGCCGGCGCGAAACATCTGCGGCGTCTGCGCCAGCCACAGGCCGTTGCGGTCGAGCGTGCGCTCGACCCGCTCGTCGCCGCCCTTGACGGTGTCGGCCACCGGCAGCGCCAGCAGGCCGCCGACCGGGTCCGCCAGGCAGGCGTCGATCAGGCGCGCCAGCGCCGCGGCCGGCAGGCCGGGGCGGGCCGCGTCGTGCACCAGCACCCAGGTATCGTCCGGCACGCCGCTATCGGCCAGCGCGCCCGCCACGGTATCGGCGCGGGTGGCGCCGCCGCAGGCGCGCCAGACGGTGCGCGGCAGGCCGGCCACGGCCTGGTCGACCCAGCCGTCGCCCGGCGTCACCGCCACCCGCACCTGCGACACGCGGTCGTCGGCGAGCAAGGCGGCCACCGCGTGGCGCAGCATGGGCTGTCCGGCCAACGGACGGTATTGTTTCGGCACGCTCTCGGCGCCGGGGCGGCTGGCACGGGCGCCGACGCCGGCGGCGGGAACGATTGCGATGATTGAGTCAGACATGGTTCGGTGATTTTATAATCTTCCGCTTGATGCCTGCTCCCAGCCTGATGCCCGCCCTCACCTCCTCCTCCACGGCAGCGCCGCCCGTCCCCGCGACCGCCCCCACTCTTGCCGCGCTCAAAGCCGGCGCGCGCTATGCGCAGCCTCGCCCGCCGGGCTCCGGCGACGCCTGGCTGCTGGCCGACCTGGCCCGGCAGGCCGCGGCCCCCCTGGTGGTGCTGACCGCCGAGACGCTGGAAGCCCAGCGCCTGGCCGAGGAAATCGCGCTGTTCGCGCCCGGCCTGCGCGTGCGCCAGCTGCCCGACTGGGAAACGCTGCCGTACGACGCCTTCTCGCCGCACCAGGACCTGATCTCCGAGCGCCTGCACACCCTGCATTCGCTGATGATGAAGACGGTGGACGTGCTGACGGTGCCGGTCACCACGGCGCTGTACCGGCTGGCGCCGCCCTCCTTCCTGGCGGCCTATACCTTCTCATTCAAGCAGAAGGACAAGCTCAACGAGGCGGCGCTGCGCGCGCAGCTGACGCTGGCCAACTACAACCACGTCACCCAGGTCACCGCGCCCGGCGAGTTCTGTCTGCGCGGCGGCCTGATCGATCTGTTCCCGATGGGATCGGCGCTGCCCTACCGGCTGGACCTGTTCGACGACGAGATCGAGACCATCCGCAGCTTCGATGTCGACACCCAGCGCAGCCTGTATCCGGTGCGCGAGGTGCAGTTACTGCCGGGCCGCGAATTCCCCATGGACGAGGACTCGCGCAACCGCTTCCGCGCGCGCTTCCGCGAGATCTTCGAAGGCGACCCGTCGCGCGCCCTGCCCTACAAGGACATCGGCAACGGCATCCCCTTCGCCGGGGTCGAATACTACCTGCCGCTGTTCTTCGACGAGAC
The window above is part of the Achromobacter deleyi genome. Proteins encoded here:
- a CDS encoding ATP-binding protein; this encodes MPRLRKTFRNLTSRLRLGLFGRTFLLLAALMLVSLGAWLQVFFSMELGPRANQMAQRVITAVNITRTALIYSHNGERSKLLLDLATNEGIQVYPREVTDFAEALPDDDYWQRVAQHIRTRFGPETQIAWGVNQVPGFWVSFQIEKDLYWLVFEREQIGLTGGIEWLGWGATALLLSLVGAAVSVGFVNRPLSRLARAAQVLSRGETPAPLPEQGPLEIRDLNASFNRMAKDLRQAEADRELMLAGISHDLRTPLARMRLEIELSGVSEDARQAIDEDLGQIDHSIGQLMEYARPAGTLPQLATDISAVLAELYERERSHTSSLGGELDATLEPGLRARITALDLKRIVSNLIENARRYGRSTDGMAHLVMTLQAEGGMIVIEVSDRGPGIAPEDVDRLLRPFSRGEAARTGVSGAGLGLAIVERLLKHVGGALRMLPREGGGLTARIELPKAKFRNYQLDNDNP
- a CDS encoding peroxiredoxin translates to MKTVGDKLEPFKVTGVKPGFNQHEENGVSAFEDITESSFPGKWKVIYFYPKDFTFVCPTEIVGFNKLAKDFEDRDAVLLGGSSDNEFVKLAWRREHPDLNKLGHYQFGDTTGALIDQLGVREKGAGVALRATFIVDPDNTIQHVSVNNLNVGRNPEEVLRLLDGLQTDELCPCNRTVGGATL
- a CDS encoding carboxymuconolactone decarboxylase family protein, giving the protein MEFLTTIKEQLPDWAKDIRLNLDAVIARSTLAPEDAIGAALSAAYAARSPVLVEAFKSGLSEADANAALTASALMGMNNTWYPYVEMTGDAQLKSLPAQLRMNAYATHGGVDKKRFELFALVASIIGKCHFCVASHYENLKKDGLSTEQLRDAGRIASVVNAAALALTAQGK
- a CDS encoding DUF4344 domain-containing metallopeptidase; this encodes MLQGWTAGVEDGWFTLRNRATSGSEQTLYLNVGQAPENGRITDVNVVLNSTNPKASIGLVLNNRARKALCLLELTAAKQTILFCLNGDKRRDIASVPNVAKLDGSDRIKVVEVPGAARFIVNGQKIGDIEDEPALGSELGIMAYDVGTFGIADFTINSNLNSNKPAGGAAPQQGGAPQQPPRAPQQAPQSGENSGVQGSGPLPRFGGDTVRMVSVYVGIMRSIFLHEFGHALIGELELPSTGAEEDAVDIYSALQIVEPTMYPSKDKEANAMVNGGATYAALQWYYSGKLAEAKGAGNSPWQDEHTGDLKRFRNMLCIMYGGNPGVFESLVQQVGFEDRTKARCADEYAKQNRAWRRILAPHTRVGAWTPDGEQPANAPGAPVNVVFEPSSRRIGNMFANNLSQPIGNNIKELGKTYVLPRPVNVVFKDCGKLNAWYSPREGTITMCYELIENIAVMVSDIEMGTVGGEPKQGGGAAPQQQQQPQQPQQQPRQQPAGGAAPSGGFDELRDLGVPPTTLLFSSPYKGPTPNNHPRAKIVTTRDLVALYKNEKNLLVIDTSGSNETLPDAFPLADAGSDGSVADQMQNAFDGWLHKKTGTAEEHNVPLVFVGASMNDRSSYNAALRAGTLGWPAYWYRGGIEAWVANGLPMVKVKSAQDK
- the ispF gene encoding 2-C-methyl-D-erythritol 2,4-cyclodiphosphate synthase, producing MSIPFRVGQGFDVHALVEGRPLIIGGVTIPHSHGLLGHSDADVLLHAITDALLGAAGLGDIGRHFPDTDPAFKGADSRVLLREAMARVRQAGWTPVNIDATLHAQAPKIGPHAPAMVRNIAADTGLAETEVNIKAKTNEGLGYLGRKEGIAATVVALLARA
- the ispD gene encoding 2-C-methyl-D-erythritol 4-phosphate cytidylyltransferase; this encodes MSDSIIAIVPAAGVGARASRPGAESVPKQYRPLAGQPMLRHAVAALLADDRVSQVRVAVTPGDGWVDQAVAGLPRTVWRACGGATRADTVAGALADSGVPDDTWVLVHDAARPGLPAAALARLIDACLADPVGGLLALPVADTVKGGDERVERTLDRNGLWLAQTPQMFRAGALRDALTAAAVNGVAVTDEASAIEAAGYAPLLVPGAMRNFKVTWPDDFELMEKWL